One window of the Solanum stenotomum isolate F172 chromosome 11, ASM1918654v1, whole genome shotgun sequence genome contains the following:
- the LOC125844171 gene encoding uncharacterized serine-rich protein C215.13-like, producing MIKSNTSNDHKERSNTLSSSATRTTKQKDSSLNFLASNLSKTMGTESSLSTTRPKSRGVSPAGRPKSRGESPAGRPKILGAQFPGFSDETPPNLKTDRSLSANRGRPNQSTNQRPGSSSSSSSSSSMLVPSTKPIRRQSCSPSVTRGRKQEISTSSTNIQHGNGTTQVLGSKMVDKFMNARKSIHEEKAKLTSSMNESSGFGRHISRISANMAHKLVSVSNLLVTPFISNYLSYFSFTRLFRKY from the coding sequence ATGATCAAATCCAACACTAGCAATGATCATAAAGAAAGATCAAACACATTGTCATCAAGTGCAACAAGAACAACCAAGCAAAAAGATTCAAGTCTTAATTTTTTAGCTTCCAATTTATCAAAAACAATGGGAACTGAGTCGTCTTTGAGTACCACTAGGCCTAAAAGCAGGGGAGTGTCCCCTGCTGGTAGACCTAAAAGCAGGGGAGAGTCCCCTGCTGGAAGGCCAAAAATCCTGGGAGCTCAGTTCCCAGGATTTTCTGATGAAACTCCACCTAATCTCAAGACAGACCGGTCCCTATCAGCAAACAGGGGCCGGCCTAACCAATCAACTAACCAAAGGCCaggatcatcatcatcatcatcgtccTCTTCTTCAATGTTAGTACCTTCTACAAAACCAATAAGACGACAATCTTGTTCACCTAGTGTAACGCGTGGACGAAAACAAGAGATTAGTACAAGTAGTACAAATATTCAACATGGGAATGGTACAACGCAAGTTCTTGGTAGCAAAATGGTTGACAAGTTCATGAATGCTAGGAAGTCAATTCATGAAGAGAAGGCAAAATTGACTAGTTCAATGAATGAGAGCTCTGGTTTTGGAAGGCACATTTCAAGAATTTCAGCAAATATGGCTCACAAGCTGGTAAGTGTATCTAATTTACTTGTTACTCCCTTCATCTCAAATTATCTATCGTATTTCTCTTTTACACGTCTCTtcagaaaatattaa